GAAGCCCGCGCCGCCGAGCAGCGCGAAGGGCATGGTGCCGGGGGAGTCCTTGTGGCCGCTCGCGGCGATCATCCAGATAGCGGCGGCGGCGAGCAGAAAGCCGACAACGCGGACGAGGCCTGGCTTGCCGTCGACGAACACGGAGACGACCGCGGGCAGCGCTGCCGCGAGAACGCCGCTCACGGCGGCCGAGGGGCCCATCGACCCGCGCGCCAGGGCCATGTAGAACGCCGTGACGGCAATGCCTGCCGTGACGCCGGCGCCGAGTCCCCACCAGAGCGGTGCGCCGGAGGGCATGGGCGCGGCGGTGAAGAGCGACATACCGCAAAGGAAGAGGAAACTCATGCCGCTGCCGAGCATGATGATGCGCAGCGCCGCGGCCGTGGATCCGCCGGAGGCCTTGGTGCCCATGCCGCCGGAAAAATCGCCTCCGCCCCAAGAAATAGCGGCCGCCAGGGCGACCGCCATCTGTGTCAGATTCGTGCGAAACACTACGGCTTT
The nucleotide sequence above comes from Granulicella cerasi. Encoded proteins:
- a CDS encoding DMT family transporter → MFRTNLTQMAVALAAAISWGGGDFSGGMGTKASGGSTAAALRIIMLGSGMSFLFLCGMSLFTAAPMPSGAPLWWGLGAGVTAGIAVTAFYMALARGSMGPSAAVSGVLAAALPAVVSVFVDGKPGLVRVVGFLLAAAAIWMIAASGHKDSPGTMPFALLGGAGFGIYFVALRMANSLGIWEPMMLARVGSLITCGLIWLWVRRSQPEESALPPMSPEAWKWAALVALLDTGGNVSYTAATRLGRLDEAAVVASLYPAGTILLAAWKLHERPTRVQRIGMLVALAAVMLVSL